Below is a genomic region from Henckelia pumila isolate YLH828 chromosome 3, ASM3356847v2, whole genome shotgun sequence.
ATCCTTCATTCTTCATTCTTCAAACATTCGATGTGGAATTTTTTAATGGGCCTCACCCTTAACACATGTTTGACCGGTTCCAAACGGTTTAACCTAAAAAACGGTTTTTAGAGTTGGTCCGGACGGGATCCGTGACTAGTTCGCGGTCGAACCAATCGGTCCGGTCCGATTTTAAAAACATTGGTTTAAAGTATCATTTTTTTCACTgtaaaagttttatttttttgttagttACGTAGTATGCTGAATTGCATTatgtatgtaatatatataatatactcgtttgattaaaaaatatttttttatgttaaaaatatttttttaatatgagTACATATATGCATCATATCGATCTATATCACAGATAAGGATTTGTGAAAGCATTGGACATGAGGAGACTACTATTAAGGAATACAATTTACTTATATATTTACACCTTGGCTTCTACCTTATTCTACGACAccataaatatgattttaatgGACATTTATCTGCTtatagattaaaaaaatatcgaTTTTAtgtagaaaaaaattaaattattaaattctaaaaaaGAGTAATTAAGAATTAAAGTAAGGAATTACTGGAAACGATGAGAGTCATGAGACGTGTGTATAAATTGCTAGCagattttttatttcttgaGTAGGTTTCGAATCGACGCAGTTTGTTTCTTTAGTATAGGTTTAGCTCGATCAATTAGAAAGTACGACATTTTATgtcaaagtattattttttactttATATATGTCTCGAGTCAATCAATCTCACAGATAAAAATATGTAAAACCGTCTCACATGagacttatttttaaaataaaattaatattttttcatgtgtCAGGTCTAGCTGAAACAATCTCATAAAATTAGCGTGAATCCGAtctaattataatttttgtgcgtgtgtgtgtgtgtgtgtttttttttttttttttttgcataatACTTGTTAATGGATTTGGAGTTACATGAGTATATATAGAACAATAATGCATTCAATGATTAACTTTTTTAGGGTAGCGTTTGCGAGAGATTTTAAGAAACACTTctgatttttgaatttataaaaaaattgaaattttgtaaAGTTTTGTTAAGGAAAAATCGAGAAGTGCGTTCTATAAGCTATCTCACGTATCTAAATATATCAAAACTGATACATACAAGGACAAATATTAAAACGAAATGTAAGTTTTAACTAGATCATCCTGttgtataatatataatattattataaagaAAGATAGGTGTCATATGGACTTGCACTTAATTATTGGAATTTGAGATTGTTGATGGTAATCGAAAAGATTTTGTAGAAAAAAACAGTTACAACTTTtgacaaaaataatatattttggtgAGCAAGCCAATTTGCCTACCTCTTGTttacaatatttatttatagCACACATACATATACCAACTCCCCAACCTCTTGGGTACGTATTACTTTGAGAGTCTTCTACGCCCCTTATTTGAAGGTATACACGCAAATAATTCGTTCCATATAAAAGTATCTatcatgaataaaataattattgttgCACTAAGCCACTCGTCGGTTTGGTTTCATCCACTcacttggatttttttttttcatttttcttgtgAAACTAGTAAATCAACCAAATAATTCTTATTCCTATTTGGAACCGATACTCTCTTAGATGactcatataataaaaataaaatttatattataaacattaaaatctaagtaaacattaaaaaaaagcaagttttctcattttgaaattttgtctagctcgttttattttatttttctcatttgTTCTTGTTTAGATTTATTTTAATGAATGTATTTTAGTATTATTCAGTCTACAGAAGCTACGTGCCGGAGAACGTATGtgtcaaataataaataaattacgaATGGGTTTAGTGGTTTCTACTTTTCTAACCATAAAAATGACccatgccaaaaaaaaaaattgtaagttATATATTTGGATGAAACGAAACACTAACAAATTACAAGGCTGATATGATAAAACAGAtcaatttacaagattaaaattatcattttccCACATGATCCATATCCTGCGATTATTTCATCTCAAGATATCATAAATTTTACAATGTTGAAAAGAAAGGGTTAATTGTTGATATGCATTCAACTATGGCGGGTACTTgtctattatattataaattctaatattaATATCAGTTTTGGTCATTTCAGCCGGCCGAAATAAGACTATAAATAATATAGTCTCATTCAACCCCGGCGGCTGACTTATATTATTCTATTTAGGTAATCGACTTTGGTCAATTCAGCAGTACTCTAATGAAAGTTAAGGACACTGGACTGTGAACTTTATGGTGTCATATTATTTAGTTGCCAGCCATTTAAGAAATAATTCATATAATATTTGACTCCTAATATTTTATTTCGCATACGTAATTATTTCGTTTGAAGTTTGCAAAATACACTTAAACAAGCTTATGGTAGTAGTGCTATATGAAATTTACGAAACTCCGAGCACAAATATTCGTATGAGATAGTGTCATGgttcatttttttaatataaaaatgtaAGATAAAATTAGGAGTATTATATGTTCTCTCTTCTGTTCTAAAAGCTTTAAATCGTTTAAATTTTCGgttgaaaattattatttatattatattatttttacataTGATAAATTACCGAACTTCTCTTACAGAGTATTTGTAAAATATTACGtatttatagaaattaatagGTTGTGAAGAAGTTAAAAAAATGAATGATCTTGGATTAATTCTTGATCttagattttaaataaaataccaaAATTACTCTTATTTGAGTGTTGGGAAAAGATAGAGATTGATGGTGTAAATTTGTATTAGACAAAAATATTGGAGATAAAAGtatcaaaaaatatttccaaatttacTAAAACATTAAAATCACTTGTGAAGAATTAGAATCAGTCGGAgaaatttttggatttccaTTAATTTGAGTGGAAATAGGATGTGTACGaacacttaaaaaaaattaattattatcaaAATGAAAAGATGTGTTTTTATTGTTATTAGTTTCAACGCCGTTTAATATCCGGTAATgatatttttgaatatttttagtgtgtgtattaatttaataacattaaatatatatatatatatatatatatattattgttttatATTCTATAAAACGGCATAGTCAAGGCCTCGAAAGAGCAAGGAAAACACGAAAACGAGGAGGTATGGCCTGGATTTGGACTGCCCTCACAGGGATCCTCTTCTTGTATGTCATTCAGGAGCTTCTCACCCAAATAttcaagaagaagaagaaacagcCTCCATCTCCAAACGGCCTTCCAATTCTTGGCCATCTCCACTTGATAGGCAAGAATCCACACCAAGATTTAAACAGATTATCCCAAAAACATGGCCCCATCATGTACATCCGATTCGGCTCTGTTCCCACCTACGTTCTCTCATCCCCCGCCGGTGCTGAACTCATCCTCAAGACCCACGACGCCGTTTTCGCCAGCAGGCCTCCACACGAGGCTTCCAAGTACATTTGCCACGAGCAGAGGAACATAACATTCGGGCGCTACGGCCCTTACTGGAGAGACATGCGCAAGCTTTGCACTCTGGAGCTTCTGAGTGGCCACAAGATCAGCCAGTTCCAGGCCATGAGGAAGTCTGAGATCGGGCTTTTTGTTCTTTCACTCAAGGAATCTGCGGAAAAGCACGAGACCGTGGATGTCAGCAAGAGGGTCGCCGGCCTTTCGGCTGATATGGTTTGCCTGATGGTGTTTGGGAGAAAATACGAAGACAAGGATTTCGACGAGAATGGGTTCAAAGCTGTGGTGACAGAGACATTGGAGCTTGGTGCTGTTTTGAATCTTGGAGAGTATTTTCCGGTTCTTGGTTTGCTTGATGTGCAGGGATTGACTCGTCGGATGAAGCGTTTGGGAAAGATTTTCGATGTGTTCTTGGAGAAGATCATTGATGATCATGTTGAAAAGAAGCAGGAGAAGAAGCAAACTCTTGATTTTGTTGATACGATGATGGGTATCATGGCCTCTGGAAAGGCTGGATTCGAGTTCGATCGACGTCATGTGAAAGCTGTTCTTgtggtatatatattttattacatTAATCAACCATAATTTATGAATGGTATTTACTGCATATATGTATCGACCATTATGTAATATTGTTGTCTGAAATATTCAGGATATGATAGTAGCAGGAATGGATACCTCGGCAACTGTGATCGAATGGGCTATGTCGGAACTCATCAGGCATCCACAAGTCATGAAGAAGCTTCAGAAAGAACTGGAAACCGTCGTAGGATTGGACCATATGGTGGAGGAATCGCACCTCGAAAGCCTCGGGTACTTGGAGATGGTCGTAAAGGAAACGATGAGGATTCACCCTGTCGCTCCCCTGCTTCTCCCCCACGAGTCGATGGAGGATTGTGTCATCGACGGATACCACATACCCAAAAACTCTCGAGTAATTGTCAACACATATGCCATAGGGAGAGATCCCAAAGTTTGGCCAAATCCAGAGAAATTTTCCCCGGACAGGTTCTTGGACAACAATGTGGACATGAAGGGACGTGATTTCCGGCTGCTGCCATTCGGTTCCGGGAGAAGAGGGTGCCCGGGGATGCAGTTGGGGCTCATCGTGGTTCGTCTTGTGATTGCACAATTGGTGCATTGCTTTGATTGGGAGCTTCCCGATGGTATGTTGGCTAGTGATTTGGACATGGAGGATCACTTCGGCTCTGTCACTTGTAGAAACACGCATTTGTTAGCGAATCCAACTTATAGGCTGCAAAAATAAACGAAAACCAGAGTAGAATAAGGATCGGATTTATGCCATAGACTTGATCCATTGATAACAGCTCGATTCAAGAAAATTTGTGATTTGTAATACAGTTTGTATTTGAAGAATCTCAAAGAAATTTGTGTatctttttatttgtttttgctCTTTATGATAGTGCATGGATAGTAATCATCTTTGAAATAAAGAGGCCTGAGCTGGTCTCTCTTTGCAACTTATAAAGTTCCACTGTAATTTTCTTTCAAAGgttatgttttaattttataatgtAACAGTATCATCTTATTAACATACACTCCATGTTATCTATAGCACCTTTGCAACTCTTGCTCATCGTTTTGCAGTTTCCTGCTTCATCTATAGGCAATCCTTGGTTTTGTTAATTGTTCCACAATAATTGAAGCAAGCACCAATTTTCCGGTTTCCGGTTCTCCGCGCCGGTTTTACTGGTTAAGTTGCTCTTACTGCCTACTTCCTTTTGCTTTTAACTCCTCTGACTCTCGTCTATTTGACTTAGGCTGCACTAAAATGTTCAAGCCGTCACATTACTGGTGGTCTAGTGCAGTAATGTGAAGGAGACTGCTTGTGAGTGAATAATTCGGCAACTGAGTCGTGACATTTGAGATGCTGTATATTTAGGTACCGTTTGATACACGATACTAgtctataatttattttatccaattttaagtttttttagtcatattatttatccataaaatcattaataatttatcttacatcaatcaaattattgaatttaaattactatattacatCTTATaaataatagtatttatattttatttattattaaaagaaCAAAATTGTCATTTAATATTCTtacataaaatttaatcaatcaaatcaaataaactataatttatcaatcaaatATAATACTATATTAAGtatcatttattatttattttttatcacatgatattatttatctatgtattatttatcatgATATTCAAACCAAACGATACCTCATGTCGACACAATCATCACAAAAGTTGTGCTTGTACATATAGTAATTAAAAGTGTGTTTCTTTTTGTAGGAATTAGTCATATATATCAGTCAAATAATATTATTAGATATGCATAACAAGgagtttttttttacttttacaAACTAAGTTATTCATTTACAATAAACACAAATATCGTAGACAATGTTCATATAATAATAAACGGGATGAGTGAAAT
It encodes:
- the LOC140887168 gene encoding cytochrome P450 71AU50-like, with the protein product MAWIWTALTGILFLYVIQELLTQIFKKKKKQPPSPNGLPILGHLHLIGKNPHQDLNRLSQKHGPIMYIRFGSVPTYVLSSPAGAELILKTHDAVFASRPPHEASKYICHEQRNITFGRYGPYWRDMRKLCTLELLSGHKISQFQAMRKSEIGLFVLSLKESAEKHETVDVSKRVAGLSADMVCLMVFGRKYEDKDFDENGFKAVVTETLELGAVLNLGEYFPVLGLLDVQGLTRRMKRLGKIFDVFLEKIIDDHVEKKQEKKQTLDFVDTMMGIMASGKAGFEFDRRHVKAVLVDMIVAGMDTSATVIEWAMSELIRHPQVMKKLQKELETVVGLDHMVEESHLESLGYLEMVVKETMRIHPVAPLLLPHESMEDCVIDGYHIPKNSRVIVNTYAIGRDPKVWPNPEKFSPDRFLDNNVDMKGRDFRLLPFGSGRRGCPGMQLGLIVVRLVIAQLVHCFDWELPDGMLASDLDMEDHFGSVTCRNTHLLANPTYRLQK